GTAAATCTCTATGCTCGATGTGTGGTTTTGTTAAGCGTAACAAATTTAATTATTTAGGTCAAGGTGAATATTACCAGGAAGACTATGCGCCCTATTACGAACGCCCCGGTATTGAAGAATATCACAGAAGAAGATACAAGGATCTCGCCGAGTGGATGAGTAAATACCTTCTTGATGCATTTAATTTTAAGAAAGTCCTCGATGTTGGTTCTGGACAAGGTTGGATGATGGATGCAATGTCCTCCAGATATGATGGTATCGAGATCTTCGGTATTGAACCTAATCGATATAATGCAGCAATAGCTAAACAAAAAGGCTATACTATAATAGAAAATAAAATTGAACATTCAAATATGAATGATACCTATGACCTGGTTTACTCTAATAATGTACTCCAACACGTCAATGACATTGGCAAATTTATTGCTGATATGAAGATGCTCTTGAGTGAGCACGGGGTTATCATTGCTACCTGCCCCGACGGTTCAAGACCAAGTATCGATCTTTTTTGGTCTGATCACAACTACTCTTTCTTGCCCGATCATCTCAGAAAAATAGGACGAGACTTTGGTTTTGAAACGGTATGGGTAACACAATCACTGGAAAATCCTTCTATTCCACCTGCGCAACTATTATGTATGACAAATAATCCTTCCTACCAGGGGAAGCTAATAGGAGAAAAAGAAACTTTCGATCTTGATATCATCCAATTCTACAGCAGTAGAGTTGAATATCTGCAATCTATCAAGAGACTGAATGATTTTCTTATGCAAGAAATTTCCGGATTTTCTGCGGTATATAACTTTGGAGCAAGTTATTGGACTTCTATTATTGCTGCCTATTGTCCGGACTATTGGAAGATAGTAGATGCGTGTGTAATCGATAAGCAGGATAGTATCATGGAGTTTATGGGAAAAAATGTAGTAGAATTAGGCTCATTGCAGAATTTAGAGCAAGCCGCAATGGTATTGGGAACTGCTCCTGTAAGTCATGACAAGCTGGCACCTAGATTCAGTGAATTTAAAAAAATTATCAAGTGGGATACTTTAATTAGGTATTAATTAATAAGCTTGGCTTACAAATCGGGAAAGGCTGCCTTTTTCAGTGAGGACCAAACAGGCAATTAGTTTATTACTCATCACCTTGCGGTAAAAGTGCATTGGGGAAACCTTGTGCTCTGATTAATGGAGCTACATCTTGACCAGGCCTGAAATCCCAATCAAGGAAGCTTACTTCATCTGGAACCCATATTCCACAGATTAGCCTTCCATCATTAGTGATTTGCGACACTGTCCAATAAAATGTGTTTGGTGTATCATA
The sequence above is drawn from the Chitinophagaceae bacterium genome and encodes:
- a CDS encoding class I SAM-dependent methyltransferase translates to MTMKEKCEICNNNNWLELPDPNNSLSVTTTGKIIKQPLGKSLCSMCGFVKRNKFNYLGQGEYYQEDYAPYYERPGIEEYHRRRYKDLAEWMSKYLLDAFNFKKVLDVGSGQGWMMDAMSSRYDGIEIFGIEPNRYNAAIAKQKGYTIIENKIEHSNMNDTYDLVYSNNVLQHVNDIGKFIADMKMLLSEHGVIIATCPDGSRPSIDLFWSDHNYSFLPDHLRKIGRDFGFETVWVTQSLENPSIPPAQLLCMTNNPSYQGKLIGEKETFDLDIIQFYSSRVEYLQSIKRLNDFLMQEISGFSAVYNFGASYWTSIIAAYCPDYWKIVDACVIDKQDSIMEFMGKNVVELGSLQNLEQAAMVLGTAPVSHDKLAPRFSEFKKIIKWDTLIRY